The sequence ACTGGGAGTAATCAGTATATAGACAGCAATTAAAGATATGAAACTGTATGAAATGAAGTAGGGAGTGGTTGTACGGAGAGAAAAATTACAAGATTGAGCTCTGGAGCACTCTGTTGTTGACAGGTCCATGGTAGAGGATTGGGAAATATTGAGGAAGATCTAGCAAAAGACTGAGAAGCAGGTAGAAAAGCAGGTGAGTGTGATATCCTGGAAgccaagagaaaaaaagtgtttctaagaGTTCTCTTCCTTAATCTTCTGGATTCTCAGACCTTGAACTAAATCAGTGTAATGATTCTATGACAATTCAAAGATTCTATTTTATAAGAATTTCTATTTCTCCCAAGAAAACTCTAAACTAAATCTGAGACTAACTCCTTATAATCTTCCTCTGCCTCTGACACGGCCAGAACGTTAGTGGAATTAGGAGTTAGAAGACCTCAGTTCTCATGACACTCCACCTATTGCCAGTGGTGTGACCCAGAACAAATTGCTTAACTCCCTGTCAAACAGTCAAAGCCATAGATCCCTTCCCCAGCCGCAAGCTAATGAAAGATCCAAGGAGCTAAGGAATGGAGCAAGTACTCTGTAGACTGCTGAAGGAAAACCAAGGAAGCCATCCATCACTGTGATGGAGGGTGGGAAGAATCAAGCTTGTCTGCTCTGACGGCTCAGGGGAGTCACACCTCTTCACAGAGGCTGAGAGAATCATGAGACACCATTCTAGCTGATGTATCCTTTCAAATGCTACTTCCCAATAGGATATCTATTCTTTTTAGAAATACTCTTTTGAAAtactctttaaaatattattttaaaaaatactaactccaggctgggcatggtggctcaagcctgtaatcccagcacttttaggaggcggaggtgggtggatcacaaggtcatgagttcgagaccagcctggccaacatagtgaaaccatgtctgtactaaaaatacaaaaattagcagggcatggtggcgcgtgcctgtaatcccagctactccggaggctgaggcaggagaatcacttgaacctgggaggcagaggttgtggtgagccaagatcgcaccactgcactccagcctgggcaatagagtgagactctgtctcaaaaaaaaaaaaaaaaacctaacttcTAGGATTTTTAAATACCAACACCTAGAATTTTATAACTAATGTGGCTCCTTCTATTTCAAGAAATTCTTCACTATGCTGGCtataaaatgtgatacatttaTAGAATTTTTTCTCAAATGAACACCATTGAGTCTTTGTATCTACACACATTATATCCCTGTCACCGCTTTTAAACCCTTTAATgtattgtggggaaaaaaatgcaaaagaaaaaaaaaaagaatgaagctgcatTGTCAACATAGATTTTGAATGCATGATGttcaatgcatttttatttatttcaattgttttcagttcccaagaaaataaataaaaattaataatattttgtaaattatcTATTTTCTCCTTCAATATCTTAAGGTACACAATTATCAAAGCTGATATTGAACACAAACAAATTGATACAATTCAGTACTCTGATAACATTCATAGTCAAATAAGTTACTTTAAACTGCATGCAATACAACTTTATGTTCCATAGCATCTTTAATACAAAGTGTATACCAAAATGGCTCTCAAACTTAAAAAGTGCAATTACAGAgtgcaaaataaaaggaaaatacattataTTACATTTAACATCTTAAGTTTGAATaacagatatttaaataaaattattcttctttaaaacattaaaatacacaCCACAAATACTGTTTGTACAAGTTGTTACTCCCTCTTCTCCCATATgaacaagaattttttaaaagaatatattgaGCATCGAAttaaaaactttgttttcaaaagtttaCAGAATAGATATTGGAGCAAAAATTACAAAGTGGGTCAGatacaggtttttaaaaactgcattatTGAATTTAAGAAAAGTCAGACACTAGAATCGTAGTGCGTAAAAGTTGATTTAATACCTGGTGGTGATTGAATTTAGTCTCAAAGGCTCATAAATAAAAATCTGACTTAAGGCATAGTCATACCAGTATACCAATTCTCCCACCACTTTGACTTTTGGCAGAGAGATTAGAGCaaaaaaatatttaggagaaCAGTGGAGTTACACTGTATTATGTATGTTTaataaaatgtcaattttaaGGTTAAGGTTAAGGAAATCTCAATTTTAAGGTTAAACCTTGAGTACCAGTTATAGAACTTAATATTCCTGGTTAAAGAGTAGATTAACTGGGTTATTATGTGGCCTTGGTTGAAGACCATGAATTGTGCATTTATGCATTTGTGGTTGCTTTGGTTCTCAATACACTGAATATGCATAGCCCCTTCTAGAAATATATATAGTGagaaatctgtaaaatgggggagtTAGACTAAATGTGAACTAAAATTTTTCCACTGTGTACAGGGCCCATGAGCTGAGAGCAATCAGTTTTTATGTTTACTCAGCACCATCCTcactaaaacaattatttttgtattattttcaccCATAGAAAGTAATGTGGGTCatactttattatttaatatgCATTTACAAAGATCTATTTTAGGGATTAGCTTTTTTAAGCATtcttaaagatgaaaaatatgaaaaagacttGTTTTTATGAATTGAGATGCTTAAGATAAACTGACAAACCAAGACTGAGATGCTTACAATAAATCTTTTGTAAACGAAATAAATGGATTGCAGCTGATGTATTGAAGAGTCAAtagattttctttgaaacagcCAAGATCACTGAAAATAGGCAGACTGTCTTCACATCTAGTAAGTTTAATAAATACAGTTGTACCTTGGTATCCACAGGGGACTGATTCCTAAATCGCCCTCCTGCACATACTAAAATCGGGCACAGATGTTCAAGTCACTTATACAAAACGGcatagtgtttgcatataacctattcacatcctcctgtatacttaaATCATCTTtacattacttataatacctaatgtaaatgctatgtgcggtggctcacgcctgtaatcccagcactttgggaggctgtggcgggtggatcacgaggtcaggagattgagaccatcctggccaatatggtgaaaccccgtctctactaagaatataaaaattagctgggtgtggtggcgtgcacctgtagacccagctactcatgaggctgaggcaggaggatcacttgaacccaggaggtggaggttgcagtgagccgagattgtgccactgcactccaacctgggtgacagagcaagactccatctcaaaaaaaaataataataaataaataaaaatttttttaaaaagtaaatagttgttatactgtattggctttttgttgtattatttttaaagtattttccatccttggttggttgaatccacagatgtggaactaACCACAGAGGGCCAACTGTAAGTAGAGTACTTAAAATGTGTTCTTACATACTTTGACTTCAGCTATATTAAACAGGAAACAGAAATAACTTTTTAGatcaattgatttttcttttctcttgtttttaagttttatataaatggttAATAGAGCAACAAATGACTGCAGTTCTATGATCCATTAaggtcatatatatatacatatttgtatatgaatatatatacaatatgtatgtgaatatatgtctttacttgtttttgtgtttattttcctaaTAGTAAGGGCAGGGCCAGGACTTTAGATGACTTTAGTCATGTGATCCTTTGCACCAGGGTATATAATGCATGGATACACATGGAGACAAGTCCTGGCATCTGGTGCTCCAGAGGTCAGCCATGGCTTATTATGTCTTCATTGCCCTAGCACATGCCAGGATAAAAGTGGAGGAAGAACAGATCCTCTCTGACCTGGTATGTGATCCAGGGAGACTCTACTCAAAGGTTTAGCATTCGATGAAGCAGCCTCCCATAAAATCCAAAGGTGGTGGCAGCAGTGGCTCCTTATGCAATAGCCCAAAAATACTCCTATTAACTCACTGAGATTTATGGGATCAGAGTGCAGAAGAAATCTTtgtctcttccaaaaaataaacaaatgtcagAAAAATGACCCCTAgttttcacctcagcctccacaggaAGGTGTGTTTAagtttctacattttaaatgctttcaattgagattttcatttggaaaaatacactatgtcaatttttaagttttttcccATTTCCTATGTCAAGATACAACTTTAAATACATAACTTTACATTCTAGAAGAAGCCATTTACTGAGCTGTTTTAAAGTTAAAACTTTCTTGAATAAAAGACAGCATGTCTTAAGACAACATGTAGAATTATTGTCttcatatactttaaaataatagtcCATCAAATTTTGGACTGTGACTTAATGTTAGAATTCAGCAAAGTACctataaaaagaaatatcctaaaaAGAAGCACAAATTTAGGTTTCAAGTGTGGACTTTTTTCTAATTGTCTATTGAGCAATAATTACCTCACATAAATGTTGTAATATACAAAAAAAGGAATATCATGAAGCTATGAAATGCCCactacttaaataaaatattacagaaaattgtttttcaattcATTTTACATAGGCAGAATCTGGTAGATGGGTGACTAGTACATGTAGGAGTCATGAGTTGGCATAGGGAGCGGTCCACTGCCCCTCATATAACAGTTATAGCTGAGACCTGAGTGAAGACACCATAGAGTCCCCAGAGTTAGCTTGTTTCAAATGTGTAGTGTTTAACACAGGACCTATATTTGCTTTTCCCAAATTCCAATTGCATTACTGTTTTAATATGTGACACCATGGTGCCAACTAACAGATCAAACCCTGGTACAGTCAAACCAATTATCATTGAtttgagtaggaaaaaaaatacttactAAATCATTTGACTATATATATAGGCTTACAGAAATCTGTCATTCGCTAACAATTCTTGAGCTATGACCTGGGAATTGCTTACTTCTAAGCACTGTGCACCAGGCATATAAACTTTGAAGCTTTCAATGAAGCATTTAGCTCAGgaaattacttttataaaaatatcaattttcttttgatattaaatattttctgcacATTATACATTAGCAAATAGTCTGTCAACaatagaacaaaaataaaaatatttttcaagtatattaaaataCAGTGTTATTGACCTAACACTTGACCCAACATAAATATTATTAACAAAGTGGGAATATGAATATTAACCAGGCACACTGTTATCCCTGCCATATCCCTGTCAAACTTGTTATCCATAAGTTTGACAGCTCCATTCAGACTTGCGGCAACTCTGGATCCCCTGAGGTAACTCTCTCATATTCCTTCTTTGGTTCTTTACTTTTTCGATTCCTGTACCTGGAAATATTCACAAACGAAACTGTTAGCACTGCAGTTAACAGTAAAGGAAAAAGTGTGTCTTATATATGGACTGCAAAAGCACATTAGTATAGTGTTTCCAAAATGACAAAGTTGAACAGATTTAGGTTGAAcaaggttagaaaaaaaaaaaaaaaagagggatgaAGAGGTGGTGTGCTGTAGTCAAACAATTTTGGAATGACATGATAAAACACACTTAAATAGTTTCTCCAAGTCTTTAATGTGATCATGAATATTGTGAAATTCCAAGAGGAGTGTGGCCACATTTAAGTCTGagttttaggttttctttttctgtctctctttctttctttttccttcctctcttctaaGGAatgaatatttacaaatcatgCTACATTAATACACTCTGTCCATCACATTGATATAATGCTATcactaatcaaaataaaaataatatttatcaggCACTAATTTGGTGGCCTACAGTTTTCTAAGTGTTatatatgcattatttattttaccttcacaTTTGCTGTTACCAtcctcatcttacagatgaagaaagtgaaataCAAATGGGTTATATATAACGTGCCCAAGGTCTCATAGCTAGGATTCATAGATTTGTCATAATTGAgaatcttctttcatttattaattaagctattttcctaatatttttgagtttattttgtcCCTATTTTGGAAATGAGACATGTAGCTTTGAGGAAACCACATCATGTCTATGTTTACTGGAAGAATATGAATTAAAAAGAATTTGTTCTTAACTCTGGCATTTGTCAACTATATGAGCTGGGATATGTGAAtgaacctctctaagcctcagtgcACCATCTATAAAGGGAAGGATTGTGGTCAAAGATTTTCAGGCATATTTCAGTTTTAATAGTATTTAGTTCTGTCATGGCAACTTATTATGAAGGCATTATTATTTGATGGATACTTAAAATCACATACggacaaaataaatttaatattatgaAAGTAGCACACTTTCAGACCTTCAAAATTGGAAGTGCGCTactttcacagaaaaataaaaacttaaatccACCTTGAGTAATTTGAACCTGTTTCAAAATATGTTTCATGgagacattttaaaaggaactgCTGTTAATTAATCCACGCTGTCCCCATCCTTTGCTCCTAACCCTGAAAAAATCCTGCCAAACTAGACTTTAATgttcactttctattttttctgtcttcGGCTCGTGACAATAATGCAGATGAGGATGGGGTACGACTGTTTGGGGGGACTAACACAAACTCTTTTTTAACAACCGTTTTTTGTAATTCTCTAGAAATAGTTCCACCAGTCTGCCTTAAATGGTAAGATAACCCAAGCTTCTGAGGTTACTAATTTACAAGGctgtttttataaaagaaaaaatgtgactTGATGAATTAAATTCAGGTGGTTAACTACAACAGTAGCACCTTTCCTATGATTTACTTTCACATGAAATATTATATTACACACCAAAAGCAGCCACCCTGTAACTAATGTAGGATAAGAATTTCTGTCCATATTTTCTAAAGAAAGGAATTGATACTCTCAATTTGACTTATGTAAGCTCACATAGGTAATAAGTACCAGAGCTGATCATAAAGTTCAATCCAGATGTTCTGcagcaaaaacatttttttaaaaaaagaatttcaagttATTtcagattcaggggtacatgtgcaggtttcttaacAGGGTATATCGTATGATGCCGAGATTTGGGGTACAATTGATCCGATGTCTCAGGTATTGGGCATAATACTTAATAGTTTCTCAACTCTTGTAAGTGTCATTTGTACAGGTTTGATCTTATCTTTCTAATACTTTATCCATATTTTTACCCAGTTTATAGGTGTgcattatgtaaaaataatttataaaagcaGAGTATAAAAAACATGCTGACTTACCATCTGCAGAAATAATATGTGGAACCGACAACTAtgataagaaacaaaataataagaatcaCGGTCAAAGCCACATATTCTTTGCTTAAAGGTTGGTGGACGGTTAAATAGAAATGTTCACATCGGACACCAGTATAACCCACTTCACACCTTaaggaaaatacagaagaaagaaagatcagttatttaaaaaggaaatcatgGTTCTGAATTAGTTTTATAAGGACTAATATCACACTGTAATTCAAGAAATCAACAAAATTTGCTAAGGTTGTAAAGAGGATTTCAAAGATTGAGTTAGATCAGTAATGATAAAAGGGCTCCACATAGCTCTTGGGCTAAATTGTGGTATTAAATGATGGTTGTGTTCAGCTGTCATGGTGGCTGACAGTCTGCAGTGGTGTTTTGTAAGTTGTATAGATTTGAGATGCCTTTTGTCTAAATCAGTGGAAtcaattgtttgtttgtttgtttgtttgtttgtttgtttgttttgagatggagtctcgctctgtcgcccaggctggattgcagtggcgtgatctctcggctcactgcaacctctgcctcccaggttcaagcatttctcctgtctcagcctcctgagtagttgggattacaggcatgcaccaccacgcctggctagtttttgtatttttagtagaggcggggtttcaccctgttggccaggctgatcaggaactcctgacctcaagtgatctgcccgcctcagcctcccaacgtgctggggttacagggatgagccactgcgcctggcctggaatcAATTCTTAAAACAATACCTGATACAGAAGTTGAAGGAAAAGACCCAAAGCAGAGAGACACCGTCTTGGCAAGTGTGAGAGGCATCAGAAGCCCACCCTGCTCTGCACCTCTGACATATGTGTGCAATTTAAAAGCTACTATTTATTACCTAATTTGTAAAAACTCAGAAAAGTTTCTAATATTATATATACTGCATTTAACATCCCATGGAAATATAGGGTAatttcaatgtataaaaatagaaataaaaagagtaaaactgCATTTGTTTATCACACATTCTCACTTTCAAGTAGgggctaaataatgtgtacacatggtcATAGAGAGTGGAGTAATAGACTATGGAGACTTCAAAAGGTAGAAGAGTTTTAGGGGGGGTTAAAGGATGAAAAGTTGCCTAATGGGTTCCATGCACACTGTTCGAGGGGTGGGTACTCTAAAaactcagacttcaccactactgAATATATCCACTAACgaatctgcacttgtacccctaaatctataaaacaaaattttacaaactgtatttgtttatttctgacATATTACCTGCAGTAATTTTGACTCATGTCCACCAGGTAGATGCACTGTCCATGCAAACAGTAGCCATTCATGTCAGAGTTACACTTTGTTATTGACACTTGAGCCACACGTGGATTGTCTTCTGTCTGAACTGTAAAAGAAGTGGAAAGTTGAATATATTCTCTAGCCTGTATGGAAGAATTTCTCGCTCTTTCATAACAGTAACCACCGAGCTGCTTCAACAAAACAGGTCAGATGCCAATCAGTGGAGGAGAATTTTGAGAAGTAGGAAGTCACTCTAGTTGTCACACCCCCTAGACCAATCAATAAACACTTGAATACAAAGGAGAATGTCCAACAGACTAAACAAAAGAAGATAACATGCGAGGATTTCATTCTCAGAAGACAACCTTTAAGGGTAGAAAAGGCAAATTTAACACACACGTGTCATTATTCTCCAAGTGGGTGTTATTCACTTCTTCAAGCAAAATGTGTCTAATTTTTCTCAAGCCtcaaaacatttctgaaatcGATTACTCCCCAAAGCCGTTGCAAGCTCATACCATTAATTAATTCAAAGGAGCTTAATTCTATAGTGGATTTTTCATCAGTAAGGCTGGCTTTGGTGTATGTTCTCAAGTTGTTGAGGTTACCATTAATGAATTAACCAGTCTCCCAATATCTCTACTGATGAGGCCTGAATCCAAACTAGACAAACCCTGAGTGAGAAAGGCCTGTCAGgcaaatacaatgaaaatagGAGCCTCTGTGTGAaactcattttagaaaattttagatACCAAAATGTGAAAGATgcttataaaatcatttttaaaatagcaacttGATTGTAATACTCTTGCCCAAAtaaccaaagaaggaaaaaaaaaaaaaagatgatgggGGGAGGCTGACTGAACCTCCAGAGACCTGATGGTGAGGGACAAAAGATAAAGTTGTTATGGAAAATATCCTGCTTCCTCAAAATAACTCAGTTATCTTGATTTTGTAGCTAAGACTGAAGATAAAGCTGATCCCCCTTGGACTATTTCTGGAGTCCACAATCCTCGTGGGGAAAAAACTGTATTACTTATCTTTGTATCTCTATGTCTTAGCACAGTGTTTGGTGCATACTAAGTACTCgataaatgttttctgaataaaCACTGTGCCTAGAAAGAAACGACCATCATTTGTTCTTCttacaaagagacagagagggatagaaagagagatagaaaacCTACTCTGCACGAAGTTTTCCTGGTTTGCTGTTTTGCCCGGAATCCAGTCAGTGTGGTCTCTGAGAATGTTTTGCAGTAAAGAGCCAGGAGACGACCAAAGGGAATGCaatttgttgttcttgttgttccCTATCTCTTCACAGTCCAATCTGTGTATATAATTTGTCTGGTCCCTCTCCTACCAGTTATtcctttatataattttttcagaACATTAGTTTATAAGGtggtttaaaaagtaatatagCAGCTATTCCtacccttttctttttattatcacatacgtatggTCTTTGAGCttatatttctgtttaaaaatgtgtagtcTCTTGATGCCACATTGACAAACTTGGGCTTACCTAAAGCTGTGCAGTTATCACTGGACTCTCCTGGGATACATGATGGAATCACAGTTGTACTGAGGACTGCCTGTAGAAGATGGAAAcctatttatgaagaaaaatcaaatatataattaatgtGTTAAGGAAAGAAATCTTGATCAAATTTCTACATAACTGCAGTACTTACAGAGTTTTGTTTCATGGATTTGGTCCATCAAAACcgtaaaacaaaattattcatgGAAACAGGCATataacagaaaatacaaacacCCCCAGCTAGTCTGTGGAAGGATAAAAGCCTTGGCATTACATTCATGGTTACAGATTTGACCTGCTCTAAATATTTCACAACAGCATTTTCAAAGATTtgattttgaagttttatttcctAAGACGCACATCAGTTGGAGAATTTCCACTATTTTATTCCATCATGGGCTCCAAATTAGaccccatcacaaaaaaaaaaaaaaaaaaaggctctaaataaaaaatcagtttccACTTATGGTAACAAGAAACTCAACCTAAGAAACAttcttattgatttatgtatCTAAGTTACTCTTTGCATTGCATTACACATGAATATAGATTTTAATTAACACAATGCAAGCTAAGTAAAATCAGAATATATATTGTCTAATATGAGGAGGAACAGGCATACCAAATGAACCATACTGAGCCCTAGAATCCAGTTTCTGTCAGCATAGGAAGAGTTTGAATCAGCTGTTTCATCATGTGTATTCAGTGAAAAGATAAAATGTTGGAACATAGATATCAGAATGACTCAAGTAGTTTCTGAATTGTATAGGAAGCATCATAAGAAGAACCCTGTTAATTGCACACATGTTTACTTAAGAGCTTTTAGCTGCTTCTGTTTAAGCTTTAGGTATTTGCATTTCAAACACCCTTTCCAATTTATCTGAGTAACTGTCATATAGTAAATACTAAtgtggtagtagtagtagtagtagcagcaaTTAAGCTCCACTAAATTAATTAATGGCTTCAGCTTGCAATTGCTTTGGGGAATAACGAATTTCAGAACTGAGATTTGAAAATAATTAGACATATTTTGTTTGAAGAAGTGAATAATACCTACTGTGGGGGATAATGGACATGTGTGTTAAGCTTGCTTTTTCTATACCCTAAAGGTGGTCTTTTGAGAAAAAATACCTCCCATGTTATTTTGTTTAGTCCGCTGGACATTTTCGTTTATATTCAGGTGTTCATTGGCCTAGGGTGCGTGATAAATAGAATGACTTCCTACTCCTGAAAATTCCCCTTGACTGATTGGCAGCTAGGTAAAGGTAATCTGGGTAAAATCAGAATATATCCTATCTAATATGAGAAGAAATAGGCGTGCCAGATGA is a genomic window of Macaca mulatta isolate MMU2019108-1 chromosome 5, T2T-MMU8v2.0, whole genome shotgun sequence containing:
- the EREG gene encoding proepiregulin gives rise to the protein MPAGRRMEMLSAGRVPALLLCLGFHLLQAVLSTTVIPSCIPGESSDNCTALVQTEDNPRVAQVSITKCNSDMNGYCLHGQCIYLVDMSQNYCRCEVGYTGVRCEHFYLTVHQPLSKEYVALTVILIILFLIIVVGSTYYFCRWYRNRKSKEPKKEYERVTSGDPELPQV